In Raphanus sativus cultivar WK10039 chromosome 5, ASM80110v3, whole genome shotgun sequence, the following proteins share a genomic window:
- the LOC108862075 gene encoding jacalin-related lectin 10-like, with the protein MFIIYICVFLTSAIIDSNGLALAQKLEPIGGKGGKMWDDGTDQDYVTKVYIRGGREGIHSIKFDYVKDGQSIEGALHGVSGDGFTHTLEIDQSKYEHIVLVDGYYDVKTGVMQALQFKTNLKTFDLIGYPKGATKFSLGVDGKIIIGFHGFAGRFLNSLGTYLTKAPPTKSELVGGLYGGVYWDDGPSYDGVRKVYVTYVSTFIRSISTDYDKDGQVVTSSHGSKNGETKEFVIDYPHELLTSVEGTYNILPDDRVLVVRSLIFKTSKGRTSPTYGFVSGTQFVLEKEGNAIVGFHGRDGDAFDAIGVYFSPISTS; encoded by the exons ATGTTTATCATCTATATTTGTGTCTTTCTCACCTCAGCCATTATAG ATTCCAATGGGCTAGCCCTGGCCCAGAAGTTGGAACCAATTGGTGGGAAAGGGGGCAAGATGTGGGACGATGGAACCGATCAGGACTATGTAACCAAGGTTTATATACGAGGTGGTCGTGAAGGAATTCACTCCATCAAATTCGATTATGTCAAGGATGGACAATCCATAGAGGGAGCACTCCATGGTGTTTCGGGTGATGGTTTTACACATACG TTAGAGATTGACCAATCCAAGTATGAACACATTGTACTTGTGGATGGTTACTACGATGTCAAAACCGGTGTGATGCAAGCCCTTCAATTCAAAACAAACCTGAAGACCTTTGACTTGATTGGATACCCAAAGGGCGCTACTAAGTTTTCACTTGGGGTCGATGGCAAGATTATCATTGGTTTTCATGGGTTTGCTGGAAGATTCCTAAATTCTCTAGGAACATATCTAACAAAGGCTCCTCCTACTAAATCGGAACTCGTAGGTGGTTTATATGGTGGCGTATATTGGGATGATGGTCCTAGTTATGACGGTGTAAGAAAGGTGTACGTTACTTATGTTAGCACTTTTATAAGGAGCATAAGCACTGACTATGACAAAGACGGCCAAGTGGTAACATCTTCTCATGGGAGCAAAAATGGAGAGACAAAGGAG TTTGTGATCGACTATCCACATGAACTATTGACATCAGTTGAGGGTACCTACAACATACTCCCTGATGATCGCGTTTTGGTCGTTAGGTCATTGATCTTCAAAACATCAAAAGGAAGAACTTCTCCAACGTATGGATTTGTGTCTGGTACCCAGTTTGTATTGGAGAAGGAAGGTAATGCTATTGTCGGGTTTCATGGACGTGATGGTGATGCCTTCGATGCTATCGGAGTTTATTTCTCACCGATCAGTACTTCGTAA